In Cryptomeria japonica chromosome 10, Sugi_1.0, whole genome shotgun sequence, a genomic segment contains:
- the LOC131059837 gene encoding lysine histidine transporter 2, giving the protein MVSGNCLNVSSAPAKDYADDDIQKVRSANDWLPVTSSRNGKWWYSAFHNVTAMVGAGVLSLPYTMVFLGWGPGICLLVLSWMITLYTLWQLVDMHESVPGRRFDRYHELAQYTLGETRGLWILVPLNLTVEVGVDIVYMVTGGQSLKKFHETVCHSCGKIRQSYWILIFSSVHFFLAQLPNLNSVAGVSLAAAVMSLSYSTIAWGACFYHGQLEDVSYGYVHTTPANTVFRVLNSLGVIAFAFAGHNVALEIQATIPSTPEKPSKIPMWRGVLVAYFVTALCYFPVAIVGYWAFGQIVDDNVLLTLKKPDWLIAAANMMVVVHVIGSYQVFAMPVYDMIETVLVKNFSLAPGFWLRLLSRSSYVAFTCFIAVTFPFFGDLLGFFGGLAFAPTTYFLPCIMWLIINKPKRFSLPWLVNWFCIIFGVVLMLISTVGGLRSIIIDAYTYDFYQ; this is encoded by the exons ATGGTGAGTGGGAATTGTCTCAATGTTAGCTCAGCTCCTGCCAAG GATTATGCAGATGATGACATTCAGAAGGTACGATCTGCAAATGATTGGCTTCCTGTTACATCATCACGAAATGGCAAATGGTGGTACTCTGCATTCCACAATGTCACTGCTATGGTTGGTGCTGGAGTACTCAGCTTACCCTATACTATGGTATTCTTAGGATG GGGTCCAGGTATATGTTTGCTTGTCCTTTCTTGGATGATTACCTTATACACACTCTGGCAGCTGGTTGATATGCATGAATCGGTCCCAGGAAGGCGCTTTGATAGGTATCATGAGTTAGCACAGTACACACTTGGAGAAACCCGTGGACTATGGATTCTTGTTCCCCTGAATTTGACAGTTGAAGTGGGTGTGGACATAGTTTACATGGTTACTGGAGGACAATCCTTGAAAAAGTTTCATGAGACAGTATGCCATAGTTGTGGAAAAATAAGACAGTCTTACTGGATCCTGATTTTTAGCTCTGTCCATTTCTTCTTAGCACAATTACCCAATTTGAATTCTGTGGCAGGTGTTTCCTTGGCTGCAGCAGTCATGTCTCTCAG CTACTCTACCATTGCTTGGGGAGCCTGTTTTTATCATGGCCAACTGGAAGATGTAAGCTATGGTTATGTACACACAACACCAGCAAACACAGTTTTTCGTGTGTTGAATTCCTTGGGAGTAATTGCCTTTGCATTTGCTGGACATAATGTAGCTCTGGAGATCCAAGCTACTATTCCTTCAACCccagaaaaaccatcaaaaattccTATGTGGCGTGGTGTTCTAGTTGCATATTTTGTAACTGCACTCTGTTACTTCCCAGTAGCTATAGTTGGTTATTGGGCCTTTGGTCAGATTGTTGATGACAATGTGCTATTGACACTTAAGAAACCAGACTGGCTTATTGCAGCTGCAAACATGATGGTGGTGGTACATGTTATTGGTAGTTATCAG GTGTTTGCTATGCCAGTGTATGATATGATTGAAACAGTGCTTGTGAAAAATTTTAGCTTGGCCCCAGGATTTTGGCTTCGTTTACTTTCTCGATCTAGTTATGTTG CTTTCACCTGTTTCATTGCTGTTacatttcctttctttggggatcTGCTTGGCTTTTTTGGAGGCCTTGCCTTTGCACCAACCACCTATTTT TTGCCCTGTATCATGTGGCTTATCATCAACAAGCCCAAAAGGTTCAGCTTACCCTGGTTGGTCAATTGG TTCTGTATCATTTTTGGGGTTGTACTGATGCTAATATCAACAGTCGGAGGTTTAAGAAGCATTATAATCGATGCATACACATATGATTTCTACCAGTAA